In one Candidatus Angelobacter sp. genomic region, the following are encoded:
- a CDS encoding exosortase-associated EpsI family protein: protein MNKRSWSILIVVLALIGGTAGLLAYWRTNQRLGQPGVKVVPQPVRDPDGNIVGTNSVYLPEQVLSFSSKPVPVTPLELGWLPKDTTYGRRMYKAPDGFEMVVSVVLMGTDRTSIHKPQYCLTGQGWRIDHSETTAIPVKGPPSYNLPVMKLTATGVRETSGGGKIVARGIYVYWFVADKELTADHLQRMWWMARDLIRTGTLQRWAYVSCFAVCTPGEEEATYQRMKEFVGAAVPEFQLTNGRSESFAVALP from the coding sequence ATGAACAAACGTTCGTGGAGCATTCTAATTGTGGTGCTGGCGCTCATCGGTGGAACCGCAGGTTTGCTCGCGTATTGGCGAACCAACCAGAGGCTCGGCCAGCCCGGAGTAAAAGTCGTGCCCCAACCGGTTCGCGACCCTGACGGAAACATAGTCGGGACGAACAGCGTTTACCTCCCGGAACAGGTCTTGAGTTTCAGTTCGAAGCCGGTTCCAGTGACACCACTCGAGTTGGGGTGGCTGCCGAAGGACACGACTTACGGGCGGCGTATGTACAAGGCTCCGGATGGATTCGAAATGGTCGTCAGTGTTGTTTTAATGGGAACCGACCGTACCAGCATTCACAAGCCGCAATACTGTTTGACCGGTCAGGGGTGGAGGATTGACCACTCAGAAACGACTGCCATTCCGGTCAAAGGGCCGCCTTCATACAATCTGCCGGTCATGAAATTGACAGCCACCGGAGTCCGGGAGACGAGCGGTGGAGGAAAAATCGTGGCCCGGGGAATCTACGTCTATTGGTTCGTGGCGGACAAGGAATTGACGGCCGACCATTTGCAAAGGATGTGGTGGATGGCTCGCGACTTGATCCGAACCGGCACTTTGCAGCGCTGGGCATACGTGAGTTGTTTTGCAGTCTGCACCCCCGGCGAGGAAGAGGCGACATATCAGCGCATGAAAGAATTCGTCGGTGCCGCCGTCCCGGAATTCCAATTGACGAACGGGCGTTCCGAATCGTTCGCGGTGGCATTACCCTAG
- a CDS encoding sugar transferase has translation MLRRQRQIRTRVHQLVDAGLFMVAFWIAHAVRANWHFEFLWERPEIQSFGTYAPLLLAIFLTTPVLLEIQGFYDRPLLASRRQTIWQLFWACNWTTIIIILISFLAREQPARGVIVLFGAISFFLVLAKEEFVRHWVQSKFGQDQLKKRLLLVGAAEDTRPLRAKMKAQSREGIEILDEIDLGETSLERLSDLLHEHSINGVVLSARHTMFGQVEKVIQTCELEGVEVWLLADFFKTQISQTALDDFEGRPMLVFRSTPEASWQSIGKHALDAAGACFLIAATSPVMLALALLIKFTSRGPVLFRQKRAGLNGKPFTMLKFRSMATNAEQRKHELEVFNEMAGPVFKITKDPRVTPVGRFIRKFSLDEFPQLINVLRGEMSLVGPRPLPLDEVKRFDDLAHRRRLSVKPGITCLWQVSGRSNVKDFRDWVRLDLEYIDNWSLWLDFKILFRTIPVVLLGTGAK, from the coding sequence ATGCTTCGCAGGCAACGACAAATTCGAACCCGCGTCCATCAATTGGTTGACGCCGGGCTGTTCATGGTTGCCTTTTGGATCGCGCACGCAGTACGGGCAAACTGGCATTTTGAATTCCTGTGGGAACGGCCCGAGATCCAATCTTTCGGAACGTATGCCCCCTTGCTTCTAGCGATATTTCTGACGACGCCAGTATTGCTCGAGATACAGGGCTTTTATGATCGCCCCCTCCTCGCGTCGCGTCGTCAGACCATCTGGCAGCTTTTCTGGGCGTGCAACTGGACGACAATCATCATCATCCTGATTTCATTCCTTGCGCGTGAGCAACCCGCTCGTGGAGTCATCGTCCTTTTCGGCGCGATCAGTTTTTTCCTCGTGCTGGCAAAGGAGGAATTCGTTCGGCACTGGGTACAGAGCAAATTTGGCCAGGACCAGTTGAAGAAACGGCTGCTGCTGGTAGGCGCAGCCGAGGACACGCGGCCGTTGCGCGCCAAAATGAAGGCCCAATCCCGTGAGGGAATTGAAATCCTGGACGAGATTGATCTGGGCGAAACCTCGTTGGAACGGCTGTCCGACCTGTTGCACGAACACTCAATCAATGGAGTCGTGCTGAGCGCCAGGCACACCATGTTTGGCCAGGTGGAGAAGGTCATTCAGACCTGCGAACTGGAGGGTGTCGAAGTCTGGCTGCTTGCCGATTTTTTCAAGACGCAGATTTCCCAGACCGCGCTGGACGATTTCGAAGGGCGGCCGATGCTCGTCTTTCGCTCGACGCCCGAGGCTTCGTGGCAAAGCATCGGGAAGCATGCATTGGATGCCGCCGGCGCGTGTTTTCTGATCGCGGCCACTTCGCCCGTCATGCTGGCCCTTGCCCTTTTGATCAAGTTCACTTCGCGAGGCCCGGTCCTGTTCCGGCAGAAGCGCGCCGGTCTGAATGGAAAACCCTTCACCATGCTCAAATTCCGTTCGATGGCCACGAACGCCGAGCAGCGCAAGCACGAACTGGAAGTTTTCAACGAGATGGCCGGCCCGGTCTTCAAGATCACGAAGGATCCCCGCGTCACACCCGTCGGCCGGTTCATCCGCAAATTCAGTCTTGATGAATTCCCGCAGCTGATCAACGTCCTCCGCGGCGAAATGAGCCTGGTTGGCCCCCGGCCGCTGCCGTTGGATGAGGTCAAACGGTTTGATGATCTGGCGCACCGGCGCCGGCTCAGCGTCAAGCCGGGCATTACGTGCCTGTGGCAAGTGAGCGGCAGGAGTAATGTGAAGGATTTCCGCGACTGGGTGCGGCTCGATCTTGAATACATTGACAACTGGTCATTGTGGCTTGACTTCAAAATCCTCTTCCGGACGATTCCCGTCGTGTTGCTCGGAACGGGCGCCAAGTAA